From one Lineus longissimus chromosome 3, tnLinLong1.2, whole genome shotgun sequence genomic stretch:
- the LOC135485443 gene encoding programmed cell death protein 2-like, which translates to MAATMKENVDLGFLEKTTPNFLLSHQFPSKVGSKPAWLSLSPLPTPEELTCSICGKPCVFLLQIYAPDSENYSCFHRTVFVFICKDPLCSQKNDRKSFRVLRSQLPKVNDFYSQEPPLEDEAADDDCAAYPNAAGHQNLCIICGCHGPKTCAKCRKVHYCGKDHQTVHWKSGHKTTCGQEGQTVVASYLFPEFEVVMETEQYKEVAIKEKSEEEKMKEYEKFMAGQVGKSTMTGKEVDSDLMKMAFNEEQEDKAFKRFKKRIEPEPEQVLRYNRGGDPLWVSNENIPSQEDIPKCDCGATRTFEFQVLPQLLNHLDVTSVGDSIDWGTLLIYTCSANCDIKNDYHPEFLWKQDFSADEA; encoded by the exons atggcagcgaCTATGAAAGAAAATGTGGATCTAGGTTTTCTCGAAAAAACTACCCCTAACTTCCTTCTAAGTCATCAGTTTCCAAGTAAAGTGGGATCTAAGCCTGCATGGCTATCCCTATCACCACTTCCAACTCCTGAAGAACTGACCTGCAGCATATGTGGGAAGCCATGTGTGTTTTTGTTGCAAATTTATGCTCCAGATTCTGAAAATTACTCCTGTTTCCACAGAACAGTATTTGTATTCATTTGTAAGGATCCTCTATGTAGTCAGAAGAATGATAGAAAGAGTTTTAGGGTGTTAAGATCACAATTGCCAAAAGTGAATGACTTCTACAGCCAGGAACCCCCTCTAGAAGACGAAGCGGCAGACGACGATTGTGCTGCCTATCCAAATGCTGCAGGACATCAAAATCTCTGCATTATTTGTGGATGCCATGGACCAAAGACTTGTGCAAAATGTAGGAAAGTTCATTACTGTGGAAAAGATCACCAGACAGTGCATTGGAAGTCGGGACACAAGACAACATGTGGACAAGAAG GTCAAACTGTCGTGGCATCCTATCTTTTCCCAGAATTCGAGGTGGTGATGGAAACTGAACAGTATAAAGAAGTGGCAATAAAAGAAAAGTCTGAAGAGGAGAAGATGAAGGAATATGAAAAGTTTATGGCAGGCCAAGTGGGCAAAAGTACAATGACCGGGAAAGAGGTTGATAGTGACCTGATGAAGATGGCATTTAATGAGGAACAAGAAGACAAGGCTTTCAAGAGGTTCAAGAAGAGAATTGAACCAGAGCCAGAGCAG GTCTTGAGGTATAACCGAGGTGGTGATCCACTCTGGGTTTCAAATGAGAATATACCCAGCCAAGAAGATATACCAAAGTGTGATTGTGGTGCTACAAGGACATTTGAGTTCCAG gtacTCCCGCAACTTTTGAACCATCTGGATGTGACGTCTGTAGGAGACAGTATAGACTGGGGGACGCTGCTGATTTACACATGCTCTGCAAACTGTGACATAAAAAATGATTATCACCCAGAATTTTTGTGGAAGCAAGACTTTTCAGCAGATGAAGCATAA
- the LOC135485441 gene encoding RNA helicase aquarius-like, whose product MAAKNVKKGGGVAPTVQQIQSDIITKLANQYWAPHSKVPRLDYNPKIVEDIYTKELLGTKFSIRRVMLLEFSQYLENYLWPNFDPEKSSLAHIMTMVTMVNEKFRERVPAWEPFKNNPGNFPGFFKRVLKALLEDETAVSLRQQRILLIFVIHCFNSLEVDLIREQVQRLVSLPIWISILPGRRDEIFKENPKYKKFWNILKKKDQKSDEATLEQLDFERRFLSRITQKFFGILDGIPEKGDCSTDRIHYCERLVELLIDLEALLPTRRFFNVLMDDAHVVVKCTMSNLGKREDGKLFSQLLEMLKFYAGFEINESSGKALTDDDMTDIHYNRITSLQKAAFKYFPELHRFALANVASIDTRSTLLKHFEPLSNKMLHQIAAYLKLVPEPEDDKEDVYNTEFLLALLVSRHERRRSQLQQLNEMPLYPTEEIIWDENIVPMEYFSGEGCLALPKLNLQFLTLHDYLLRNFNLFRLESTYEIRQDIEDAVSRMKPWKAEDGSCTFGGWARMAQPISAFNVVEVAKPHIGENHPARVRADVTMTLNLRHEIKAEWEALRKHDVAFLITVRPDVPIGYRYKHNELFIPQVGLAYVRGCEIEGMLDADGKVIEEGPDPKPELKGENRTYRVWLDPNQYQKDMASTVDGGEDVYVSFNIIMRRKPKENNFKAVLETIRELMNTDCVVPDWLHDIILGYGDPGAAHYSKMNDQIATLDWNDTFLNIDHLKASFPDYKIQVEGDKDMQVPPFKITFPVHSKKRKADDEGSKQDEDTLVVKPHTIQNRGPYPYNQPKKNAVPFTGTQIEAIRAGMQPGLTMVVGPPGTGKTDVAVQIISNLYHNFPDQRTLIVTHSNQALNQLFEKIMALDIDERHLLRLGHGEEALETEKDFSRYGRVNFVLAQRLELLEEVARFQESLGVSGDVSYTCETAGHFYLYHVLSRWEEYMSKIKAPAGMSGDVTKIKDLFPFTKFFENAPQPIFKGNSYEEDFDIVEGCFRHIARIFQQLEEFRAFELLRSGSDRSKYLLVKEARIIAMTCTHAALKRSDLVSVGFKYDNILMEESAQILEIETFIPLLLQNPEDNFNRLKRWIMIGDHHQLPPVIKNMAFQKFSNMEQSLFTRFVRLGVPTVDLDAQGRARGSISNLYNWRYKKLGNLPHISTWPEYRMANPGLVFDFQLIDVGDFNGVGESEPNPYFYQNLAEAEYVVALFMYMRLIGYPAEKISILTTYNGQKHLIRDVINQRCGNNPLIGRPHKVTTVDRFQGQQNDYILLSLVRSRTVGHLRDVRRLIVAMSRARLGLYVFARVGLFQNCFELTPAFNQLMQRPLKLHICPAETYPPQRSVEERPRGQVMVMEDMPHMTGFVYDFYSQQCDSFQRQRRFESKRLKQPPQVRQGSENKPVASQSTAAADDKTSAMEETPVTKLTEEKEENKNNETTTPTKIIEETAVEKEANAGSVKTKEASDETSAPDSPVKTEEADDGARNSSDEEVMDTS is encoded by the exons CCATTCAAAAACAATCCCGGGAACTTCCCTGGCTTCTTCAAGCGGGTCCTGAAAGCCTTACTGGAAGATGAGACGGCTGTGTCGTTGAGGCAGCAGAGGATCCTTCTCATATTTGTCATTCACTGTTTCAACAGTCTG GAAGTTGATCTCATCCGCGAACAAGTCCAACGATTGGTGTCATTGCCGATCTGGATATCAATACTCCCAGGCCGCAGAGACGAAATATTCAAAGAAAACCCCAAGTATAAGAAGTTCTggaacatcttgaaaaaaaagGACCAAAAATCTGATGAAGCCACGTTGGAACAATTGGATTTTGAGCGGCGTTTCTTGTCACGGATAACTCAGAAGTTCTTTGGTATACTAGACGGCATTCCCGAAAAAG GTGACTGCTCCACCGACAGAATCCACTACTGCGAGAGACTCGTCGAGCTCCTGATTGATCTTGAAGCATTGTTACCCACGCGGAGATTCTTCAATGTCCTGATGGATGATGCTCATGTTGTGGTCAAGTGCACCATGTCAAACCTGGGCAAGAGAGAGGATGGCAAACTGTTTAGCCAG CTACTTGAGATGCTGAAGTTCTACGCTGGCTTCGAGATAAACGAGTCATCGGGTAAAGCCTTGACGGACGACGACATGACCGACATCCACTACAACCGGATAACATCACTACAGAAAGCAGCATTCAAATACTTCCCTGAACTCCACCGGTTTGCCCTGGCTAATGTTGCCAGTATCGATACCAGGAGTACGttattaaaacattttgaacCACTGAG CAACAAGATGCTCCATCAGATAGCCGCCTATCTCAAGTTGGTCCCTGAGCCCGAAGACGACAAGGAAGACGTCTATAACACCGAGTTCTTGCTAGCACTCCTAGTATCCCGCCACGAGAGGCGGCGCTCCCAGCTTCAGCAGCTGAACGAGATGCCTCTCTACCCGACCGAGGAGATAATCTGGGATGAGAACATTGTACCGATGGAGTATTTCTCTGGAGAAGGATGTCTAGCCTTGCCGAAGCTCAACCTCCAGTTCCTCACCCTGCACGACTACTTGCTGAGAAATTTTAACTTGTTCAGATTAGAATCAACAT ATGAAATCAGACAAGATATAGAGGATGCTGTGAGCCGCATGAAGCCATGGAAGGCAGAAGATGGAAGCTGTACCTTTGGAGGATGGGCTAGGATGGCCCAGCCCATTTCAGCCTTCAATGTAGTTGAG GTTGCTAAGCCACACATCGGTGAGAACCACCCTGCTAGAGTGAGAGCTGATGTCACAATGACCCTGAATCTTAGACATGAAATCAAGGCCGAATGGGAAG CCTTGAGAAAACATGATGTAGCCTTCCTTATAACTGTTCGTCCCGATGTTCCGATTGGTTATCGCTACAAGCATAATGAACTATTCATCCCTCAAGTTGGCCTGGCATATGTTCGAGGATGTGAAATTGAGGGAATGCTGGACGCAGATGGAAAAGTTATTGAAGAGG gACCAGACCCAAAACCTGAACTGAAGGGTGAAAACAGGACATACAGGGTATGGCTTGACCCCAACCAGTATCAGAAGGACATGGCAAGCACAGTTGACGGGGGAGAAGACGTGTATGTCTCATTCAATATTATCATGCGGAGGAAACCCAAGGAGAACAACTTCAAGGCGGTACTGGAGACTATCCGAGAATTGATGAATACTGACTGTGTTGTCCCTGACTGGCTACATGATATCATTTTGGGTTATGGTGATCCTGGAGCTGCACATTATTCGAA GATGAATGACCAAATAGCCACCCTAGACTGGAATGACACCTTCCTGAACATTGACCATCTCAAGGCCAGCTTCCCCGATTACAAGATCCAAGTGGAAGGAGACAAGGATATGCAGGTTCCCCCGTTCAAGATCACCTTCCCGGTGCACTCTAAGAAGAGGAAGGCAGATGATGAGGGCTCGAAGCAGGATGAGGACACCCTGGTGGTGAAGCCACACACTATACAAAACAGAGGACCTTATCCTTATAACCAGCctaaaaa GAATGCTGTTCCTTTCACTGGCACTCAGATAGAAGCCATCAGGGCTGGCATGCAGCCTGGCCTCACAATGGTCGTGGGTCCACCCGGCACAGGAAAGACCGACGTTGCTGTACAGATCATCTCCAACCTGTATCACAACTTCCCAGATCAGAGGACGCTGATTGTGACACATTCCAACCAGGCTCTGAATCAACTGTTTGAGAAGATTATGGCACTAGATATTGATGAGAGGCATCTGCTTCGCCTTGGTCATGGTGAGGAGGCTTTGGAAACAGAGAAAGATTTCAGCAG ATATGGACGTGTGAATTTCGTGCTTGCTCAGAGGTTAGAGCTTCTGGAAGAAGTGGCACGATTCCAGGAGAGTTTGGGCGTATCGGGAGATGTGTCGTACACCTGTGAGACTGCTGGTCACTTCTACCTCTACCATGTGCTCTCAAGATGGGAGGAGTACATGAGTAAAATCAAAGCACCTGCTGGAATG TCAGGTGATGTTACCAAAATCAAGGATCTCTTCCCGTTCACGAAGTTCTTCGAGAACGCCCCCCAGCCTATCTTCAAAGGAAACTCCTATGAAGAGGATTTCGACATTGTTGAAGGCTGCTTCAGACACATTGCAAGGATATTCCAACAGTTGGAGGAGTTCAGAGCATTTGAGTTGTTGCGGAGTGGCTCTGATCGTTCCAAGTACTTACTGGTCAAGGAAGCCAGGATCATTGCTATGACATGTACTCATGCTGCATTGAAGAGGAGTGACCTTGTCAGTGTGGGATTTAAG TATGACAACATCTTGATGGAGGAATCCGCACAGATTCTCGAAATCGAGACCTTCATCCCGCTACTTCTACAGAATCCTGAGGATAACTTCAACAGATTGAAACGGTGGATCATGATTGGTGATCACCATCAGCTGCCGCCCGTCATCAAAAACATGGCCTTCCAGAAATTCTCCAACATGGAGCAGTCGTTGTTTACGAGGTTTGTGCGGCTGGGTGTGCCGACTGTTGACCTGGATGCTCAGGGTCGTGCAAGAGGAAG CATCAGTAACCTGTACAACTGGAGATACAAGAAGCTGGGAAATCTCCCTCACATCAGCACCTGGCCAGAATACCGGATGGCAAACCCTGGCCTTGTGTTTGACTTCCAGCTGATTGATGTTGGAGACTTCAATGGAGTTGGTGAATCGGAACCTAATCCTTACTTCTACCAG AATCTTGCAGAAGCGGAGTATGTAGTTGCCCTCTTCATGTACATGAGGTTGATCGGTTATCCCGCTGAGAAAATCTCCATCTTGACCACTTATAACGGGCAGAAGCATCTGATCAGAGATGTCATCAACCAGAGATGTGGGAATAATCCACTCATTGGAAGACCACACAAG GTGACAACTGTTGACAGATTCCAGGGACAACAGAATGACTACATCCTCCTGTCACTGGTCAGATCACGAACCGTGGGTCACCTACGCGATGTCCGGCGATTAATTGTGGCAATGTCCCGAGCAAGGCTTGGCCTGTATGTCTTTGCGAGAGTTGGCCTGTTCCAGAACTGCTTTGAGCTGACACCAGCATTCAACCAG TTGATGCAGCGGCCCCTTAAACTTCACATCTGCCCAGCAGAGACGTACCCTCCACAGAGAAGTGTGGAGGAGCGCCCACGAGGCCAGGTCATGGTGATGGAGGATATGCCACACATGACAGGCTTTGTTTATGACTTCTACTCTCAGCAGTGTGACTCATTTCAGAGGCAGAGGAGG TTTGAGTCCAAAAGACTCAAGCAGCCACCACAAGTGAGACAAGGCTCCGAGAATAAACCAGTTGCGTCCCagtcaacagcagcagcagacgACAAAACATCTGCAATGGAGGAAACTCCTGTGACAAAACTCACTGAGGAAAAAGAGGAGAACAAAAACAACGAAACTACCACGCCaacaaaaatcattgaagaaactGCGGTGGAGAAAGAGGCCAATGCAGGCTCCGTGAAGACGAAAGAAGCCAGTGACGAGACGTCTGCTCCGGACTCGCCTGTGAAAACAGAGGAAGCAGACGACGGTGCAAGGAATTCATCAGATGAAGAGGTCATGGATACGTCATAA
- the LOC135485444 gene encoding uncharacterized protein LOC135485444, translated as MDQLDALFGGNQLSNGDLLQQIALLAWVKGGDNGKQLMESVTTLRVGREIYNRLTGEALIEQYRKECILGITKYIKDHPRASEKETQAEVTKQIQLFAARVSAL; from the exons atggATCAGCTTGATGCCCTTTTCGGTGGAAATCAACTCAGTAATGGTGATCTTTTACAGCAG ATTGCCTTACTGGCCTGGGTTAAAGGCGGTGATAATGGAAAACAACTCATGGAGTCTGTAACTACTTTGAGGGTTGGCCGAGAGATCTACAACAGACTCACAGGGGAGGCTCTTATAGAACAGTATAGG AAAGAATGCATACTCGGtattacaaaatatatcaaGGACCATCCCAGGGCTTCGGAAAAAGAAACCCAGGCCGAGGTGACAAAACAGATCCAGTTATTCGCTGCCCGTGTCTCTGCTTTGTGA